ttaataataaaaattaattccaaaataaTTATAGAATGTTACGGAAATATTACgattttaaataaatgcagctaTATATCTTTCctataataatagtaaatatatgGAGCTATCTCAATAataagctattttgaaatagctcttcaactttattaaatacTTTCTCACCctcttctcttttatttgcTTCTATTTATTTCAAGCATTTAAATAAGAATTTCgtaaatttaaagaataattttattaatttatgacCGTTTTGATTGGCTGTTTTTTGGAAGAATTAACAAATTATAGCAAATGAATAACTTAATTTTCACAAATTTGTCAATCATATGAACCAAAGAAGGTTAAAAAAAGTTTATAGCCATGgtacaaaataatttacatttgaGGGGTCTGACACACATTATTTCCATTGGTTAACaggaaagtaaataaaatagataaaacaCTATGAGATTCATAATAAAGGcaaaatagttaattttatatttaatatacttgtatataataaaaaaattggattaaaactatataaactTATGGAGGTTAAGGCCGAgggtaaatttgaaataaaatagatatttaaagCGGTATTTGTGAATTACAAATTTTACAAgagtatatatatgatatttctAATTTTCTGAGGGGGTAAATGAAATTACCCCTAATTTTTGTATATCCGCTCGATTTTCTCCTGAACTCTTATCCATTTATAAATtccccctcctctctcctccctcttcctcaaacacctctctctctctctgcttcgGTCTTtctttcgctctctctctctgcaacGAGCCAACGACTCAACCAAGGACGCAAGAATTCGAAGAAGCAGGAGAAAATGTCGGTGACGTGCCGACCGACCCTGGTGAGCAACGACCGGACCTTGGCCGTGGTGACCTTCGCCGATGGCCCCCGCATCTACACTACCATCACCCACGCCGCCGTCATCGCTGCAACTGGATCAACGAAACTGTCCAAGACTGCACAAACGTCGGCCGCTACATCGTCAGCCTGGAGGTCGCCTGCCAGCGGAACTGCAACATCGTCCTCGTCCAGTTCAGCGTCCGCGACCGCTGCCTCATCTACCAGCTGCTGCACCGCGGCAAAGCCCACCCCCCTCGCGAGTTCTACGAGTTTCTTGTCGACGCCCGGTTCTGCTTCGTCGGGGGGCCGGCGTGGAGGTGGTGGCCTACGGGCTGCAGAGGGAGCACGGCTTCTCACCGAAGAATGTGCTGGACCTGGGGGACGTGGCGGCAGCAAGGCTGAGCCGGGAGGATCTGCGGCGGGCCGGGCTGGAGCGGCTGGCGAAGGAGGTGATGNAGCACGGCTTCTCACCGAAGAATGTGCTGGACCTGGGGGACGTGGCGGCAGCAAGGCTGAGCCGGGAGGATCTGCGGCGGGCCGGGCTGGAGCGGATGCCGGTGGAGATGGTTACGCCGGCGGAAGTGCGGATGAGCGAATGGTGGCGGCGAGACCTGACCCAGGAGCAGATTGCCTGCGcgtccgccgacgccgccgtcTCCTTCGCGATCGGGAGCATACTGTTATGTTTAGGAGTTCCATCCATTTCTTGATCATCACGTACGTTTCTTGGTCGAATTGGAGAACATGCATGGTCTTGATGATATGTTGGGTGTTTGTGTTCTTGATTGGTTTTTACTTCGATCTCCACTGTACAGATGATCATGAAAAGTGTATTGGTGTAAACATGCATATGTACTCTGCAGTACGTAGGGGTTTCTTCTATAATGATAGATGAGCAACACTTTTGGTCAAGTTGGAGAATTGTATTCGACGAAATTTACGGACCCGTATTCTCCTTAGTTGCAATATTTCATCTTCAATTTTCCAAAGATTACAATTAATTAGCTTCATTTGATGtggttgcttttttttttttttttgtaaactataattttttataatttgaaatgcAAGTGAGAAACTTTtctctacttttatatattttcatattaatttaaatttaaatttgagttaaatttataattaaaatttaagacaggcaatataatttataatttaaatttaaagtttaagttataacttatgacggaaattaatttcaaaattaaatgttcaacataatatttaaaacattaattcaaatttaatttcataatctaaattatattttaatttatttttttatcttaatttgtaaattataattCAATTGAGCacttaaattcataatttatatttaagtattaatagaagagagagagagagagagagagagaatgcgaCATGACTAGTGATGGAGTAAAATTTGATGGGCTAGTTGGCTATTAATTGGCTAGTTGGAACTTAGAagattacaataaaaatttgatggtaaATTTAGTATTGCTCAAAATGAAGGACAAAAATTTAATGGGCATTGTacccaaacaatttgtttgggcacggtgtGTCGTGGCGCCCATCGCGaccctaaaaaagaaaaaaaaaaaatttggtgggctccatttttagagagagagagagagagagagaaaggggcgGTAGTGATGGGCACTCGTATACACGCGGTGCCCATCCGGCATCGTGCCcaaaaaattgtatttggacATGGTGtccaccaaatttttgtcccaAAATGAAATAGCATATTTGGAGGAATAAAAAATAGCGAAGTAAACTAGACGAAAAAAATATAGTTccagatgaaaaaaaaaaaaaaaaatgaaggaaaaaatcTTCTCCAACAAAATCTTCTCCAACCGCCGATAGAGGGTGGTGTAGTATGACAAATAATTTGAGTTGTAGGAAAAGTCCAGAATATTACAGTTGTACCATATAATCTGTATTTCAAGCTAATCAAATTATGTTTTTGGGACTTGCTGGTTGACGCAatggtcaaaaataaaaaaaaaaacttttatatcaAAAGGACGGATTTGATAGGTTAGATGGTGAATCTAAACATAGAAGGCCACCTCAATTTTTATGTGGCATTCCTATATCCAATGTTTTTCAAATAGGTACGACATTTCTATATCTGACACAATCTGACCTGTCTCGGTTTGATCATTTTGAACCGGACTtgagtttttaaaatatataattacaagttttaatcCCATACGATGTATGTAAAAGTAATTAATTTcaattatgtaaatataaattaattctataatttagaatagataaaaaaaaacaatatggtaaatttaatatattattgtgtaaacaaaattataatttattgatatattatattgacatcaaaataatattttaaacacaTTTTCTTAATCCAACATATATTTGAAGTATTgtcaaaaaatttagataaatatgAGTCTGAATATATTATCAAGATATTAGATAACtgtacaaattttgaaaattgagttcataaaaaactttaaaaaaaaataaaaatagtttaaaataactaacattagttaataaataaaatgtagataaatatagaaattaaaaatcaaatattggGATGATAAATAGTTAATGTTATTTCTACATAATATGTgataaaatagcaaaaatatttataatgtactttaatattttatatacattggAATAAAATTATGGTTAATTGCAAAACAAAGATTACAATTACGCTTCATTTGATTTggttattacttttttttctttttgtaaaaatattataaacttcATATGATTTGAAATGCAAATAGAAGCCTTTTctctacttttatattttcatattaatttaaatttaaatctaagtAGAAttcacaattaaaatttaagacatatattataatttataatttgaatttaaagtttaagttataacttatggctgaaattaaattcacaaatagaATTTCAGCATAAAAAATAGAacattaattcaaatttaattacataatttgaaattataatttgcatcatattttaattttctcctCTATTTTATATagctaataattttaattttatattttatatatatcggATCGATTTTCTCCGCTGAACTCTTATAACCATTATAAATCCCCCtcctctctccttcctcttcttctcttcttctattacccctctctctctccctgcaACGATCCAACGACTCAAACAAGGAGGCAAGAatcgaagaagaaggagaagaaaatgtCGGCGAGGTGCGGACCACTCCTGGTGAACAACGACAGGACCTTGGCCGAGGTGACCTTCGCAGATGCCTGTCACATCTATACGACCGTCACCCACTCCGCCGACGTCGTCGCCGACTGGATCAACGACACTGTCCAAAGCTGCACCGACAACCGCCCCTCCGCCCGTCGCCACATCGTCGGCCTGGAGGCCGCCCGCCACCCGAATGGCGACATCGTCCTCCTCCAGCTCTGTGCCGGCTTCCGCTGCCTCATCTACCAGCTGCTGCACCGCAACCGCGGCTCGACCCCCCGCACCGGCTCTACGCATTCTTTGTCGACATGCGGTTCTGCTTCGTCGGGGTCGGCGTGGAGGTGGTCGTCTACGGGCTGCGGAGGGAGTACGGCTTCACGGTGAGGAATACGACGGACCTGGGGAATGCGGCAGCAAGAATGCGGGGTCGCGAGGATCTGCGGCGGGCCGGGCTGGAGCTGCTGGCGAGGGAGGTGATGTGTCTGGAGATGGACACGCCGGCGGAAGTGCGGACGAGCGAGTGGTGGCGGCGAGACCTGAGCCAGGAGCAGATCGCCTGCGCGTGCGCCGACGCCTTCGTCTCCTTCCAGCTCGGGTGCATACTGTTATGTTAGGAGTTCCATGCATTTCTTGATCATCACGTACGTTTCTTGGTCGAATTGGAGAACATGCATGGCCTTGATATGATATGTTGTGTGTTTGCGTTCTTGGTTGTTTTCTTTTCCCCCCTTGGTTCCCCACTACCTGTAAAGACGATCATGAAAAGTGTACAGCTAAATGTAGTATTAATTGCGAAGTGTAAACATGCATATGTACTGTGCAGTAGGGGTTTCTTCTATAATGATAGATGAATAACACTTTTGATCAAGTTGGAGAATGTTATTCGAGGACATTTATGGACCCATATATATTCACCTAGAATCTTTCATTTGATATGGttgcttttttttcctttttgtaaaCTACTAATTTCGTATAATTTGAAATGCAAGTAGAAGACTTTTCTCTACTTATGTTAATAATAAAATCGAGTAGAGTTATGttaaaattgaatcaaattgaatcaaactcaaattaaagtaaaataaagtacatttgtaaatataaaatatatgtttataaaaGGACAATCATTCATTTACCCTTAAATAGTTAATTTTTGAATTGGAGAGATTTGGTTTAACATTGTTAAAAAGTTTCAGACAAAATAGTCAAAAGAATATAGACATCTCTTGTAATGATGAATCAAATTGATCCTGCCATTTGAGAGAATTTGAGATTAgatgaatataagaataaacATATATCtttaataaaaacaataattaactaattgatACACTATCATGAAGATGTAACTATCTTTAATTTACGTTTGTTTGGTTTCATGTACGGTCTTCAAATTCTCCATCTAAATTCTTCAATATTTTATAGATAAGATCAGATTGGTTAGATACTACATTAAAAGTGTCTTACGAGACGAAACAAGAAGCAACTAACTAGGCCTATTCTAGACTTGTAAGTTCCGTTCTGTAAACGGATTGATACATGCTTGTTTCAGTTAAAAGAAACCAACCTAATTGCGCATCTCGTCTAGAGATGAAAATGGATGGGATATGGGTCGCATACTATATCATTCCTATCATATCCATAGCTATCATATCCATATTATTACGTCGAATTTGGTTTACATATTAATTACACACCAAAACTTATCCACATCCGATAAATATAGGTTTAGATACCGATCAAATATCAAATAGATGTAAATATGAATTagataaataacaaatatatagaagtaaaaacttttttaaaaaattatcaatatatatttccatttacattttctaaatatattaagaaaaatttttgaaaaagaaaacaaattagaattttttaaaaataatgtcgAATACGAACTCCAAAAGTACGTttcatattgaaaaaaaatagcaaatctagttttgaatttggattatccaaacccaaactggaatacagaaaaaaaaaaagaagaagaaagcaaATCCTTGttcaaatctgaaaaaaaaaaaaacaaataacgaaaaaaaataaaattcgaatCGAATTCCGATGGTAAAATTCTAATTCATGTCGGATAACTTTCGGAATCGGAGTTCTGATAATATCAGATCAATTTTGGCTCGTGATCTCTTACCCCGTATAAGTTCCCCCTCgtccccctccctctctctccctctcgctTTCTTTCGCTCCGTGACcgaagaattattattattccggAATTAGGAGGATCGAGAAGAAAATGTCGGCGAGGTGCGGACCGCTCCTGGTGAACAACGACAGGACCTTGGCCGAGGTGACCTTCGCCGATGCCCACCGCATCTCCACGACCGTCACCCACTCCGCGGTCATCGTCGCCGACTGGATCAACGAAACCATCCAAGgctgcagcggcggcggcccctGCCAACGCCACCGCGTCGGTCTGGAGGTCGCCTGCCAGCCGAACGGCAACATCGTGCTCCTCCAGCTCTGCGTCGGCAGCCGCTGCCTCATCTACCAGCTACTGCACCGCGACCGCGGCACCAACCCCCCTCGCGAGCTCTTCGCGTTCCTCGATGACGCCCGGTTCTTCTTCGTCGGGGCTGGCGTGGAGGTTGTCGCCTACGGGCTGCAGAGGGAGCATGGCTTCTCGGTGAGGAATACGGCAGACCTCGGGGACACAGCGGCAATAAGGCTGGGCCGGGAGGATCTCCGGCAGGCCGGGCTGGAGCGGCTGGCGAGGGAGGTGATGCGGGTGGAGATGGACACGCCCGCGGAAGTGCGGTGGAGCGAGTGGTGGCGGCGAGACCTGAGCCAGGAGCAGATCGCCTGCGCGTGCGCCGAGGCCTTCGTCTCTTTTGAGCTCGGCAGGATCCTCTTCCCgataaaaccaaattaaaactgAATTAACGATAGATAAGTTGAACCGTAGGATATTTTAGAATTAGTtggatttagatttttttttttttaattttaattagccTTTTATTAGTTGTTACCCTGCTGGATAGGTTGATGGTTGTTACGAAGCAGATAGAGACACTTTTAAATTCGTTTATGAATGCTTAGTTTAAATTAATGTGACCGATAGATAAATtatcctttttatatttttttaactttcaacttaatttcctcttttttattttattttacgttggctttcttttcttctaactcaacttttctctctcatctttattctttgtcaatttttttttttttcattttgtatgaaatttaattatattttaaatatggaATTGATCGCTTATCAGACTATAAGTATAGTATTGAActttgatattaaaatcaaagtaaaaacgtatagaattttttaaaatatgaattattttgaatcagttATTCAActgttcaaaatttatttttattctccaAGTATATTAGATTTAAGttagtcaataatattttaattttaaattttgaatatatcatTTAGTTatacagatttaattagtatagtttatataatttttacaattaaatttattaaaataacattcgatctctttatttttttattatacaatGTATATCTAATTGATAAATactataaaactaaaatttatatttaatatgtataataatctaaactatttaaaaataatagataaataattatatatttttaatttttataataaaatagaaaaaattaaattaaattaaaaaaatgagctTTATTCTTCAGTCCACGTCAACGGAgagagtgaaaatttttttaaattttttttttgaaaaaggcTGGGCCCATCCCTACCGTCCACCACCTCTCAGGTGGGCCCCACATCAACTCTATCAATTCGTTATATATAAcagattattattatatagattatatagatgtctaaactttcaatttcggcgggaaaattttttaatttttatcaactagcttagtagattttttctttttaagtggATTTGCAATTATGTAGTCACATTTGATTGGATATCTtgcacataatttatttttatttttcaattttcaaattaagcAGGGAGGAATAAGTTGAACAAAACTTCCatactttgtttttgttttcttaaattttcgaatacaactattttttttgctttttttttttttttggcctttcgAACTTTATAAAACTAAACgattgtataattaataattttaattgaaaagagGAGTTTATTGAACTATACTTTTTGgcaaagataaaaattaatgtatttatttaCAAATGAGCTAAAGTTTAGGGGGCTTCTATAAATTTTGCTCTTATTCTTTTTAAccttaatttcatataatttgaaatGCTGGAAGGTGGACTTTCCTCTTGCTTAGATTAACTTCatgtaatttaatatttgattcgAATTCTAaatccaaattcagattttgtattcaaattgcaagttgcaaatttttttttttgaatcaggccgtttggttcggagttaaaGTGGGATAAGAAGGAAAATTAATCTCAACCCCGCTCCTCCCACTTTAACCccaaacataatttttggaGGGTGAGGTTCGCTAACCGTAACCAAATGGATTATCCCGGAACAGGGGTGGGCTTAGCTAATTCCaaccctatttaatttttaaatataaatataaattttaagttttaaaatttaaaactaatatttatttttaaaattttaaattttgaattttaaatcttaaaattaaaatttttatttttaattatttaaatttcaagtttgacATTTTAGATTTGTAACTTGAGATTtgacttaaaattaaaatttacaacttcaaatttttaaatttaagactcaaaaatatagattttaattttgaattttgaattttgaattttgaattttaaattttaaattttaaattttgaattgttttttaattatttaaattttaaatttgctattttgtatttgtaattttatatttgttagatttgatttaaaatttaaaattaaaagttataacgtgaaatttctaaatttgagattaaaaaaatatagattttaattttgagttttttacttgtaaaaattatctatttaaatttgaaatttaaatataaaataaaaaatttatattcaaatataataatttggacaatattattatttttatttataactatctagtatctactattatttttattctatttcatCTATCCAAATATTAAGATCGGGTAAATCAGGTCTACGTGctattttcagtttttttaaaaaaatccaacTAATTGAGCGTGTTATCTAGAGAAGAAAACGGGTTGGATATGGATTAGATAGGACCTAACTATTATCCATATCTACATTATTATGTCGCATCTATTTCCAAAACTTAAATCCACGTTCATAAAGATAGATTTTATACAAGTCCCATATCAAGCAtatacaaatatacaaatataaattagatttataataaataaatagaagaaaaagtaACAAAAGTTATcgatagaaatttaatttgaagtttctaaatctaaaaaaatgaagaaaaaattaaaaaatgaaaacttttataaaataatgtcaaatatgaatatgaatgaatatgaatatcGATCAATAAGAATTCCAACATTAtcttgaataaaaataaaaaatccaaatccaaattcgaaaaagatttcaattcaaaaatcaaaatgtatATCCGAATCTTACGGTAGAATTCTAATTCACATCTGACAATTTTCGTATTGATAGTTGGGTTGGTAGTATCCGATCGATCTATCCGCTAAACTCTTTTATTTAGGCTCGGCTACTATATATTGATAGTACAAAGCATTTGGTATTATCGAATTTGCTGccattaaatttatctcttttataatttttatccgtTCAATTAACCACCAACTCAACCCAAGGGAAcccatatcattctaaccgcacatcttttaatccaacgatagaaaacctaatagcaccaagtcattagtgctattaatagtattccagcctagttctctctctctctctctctatatatatatatagagtccggctactatactcttatgagtacgatcgccctcgtgttctcataagttgttttcgatgatagagcttccgaatcgacgatccacaccgttaaatattatctagtgtatttaaaacttctagaaatcaaatttcataatttttcgacatcatttaccttacgatcaaaagctcacaaaactgacaatttttaacggccggtatgagagtacttgctagtttaacgttAAAAACGAATCGGAATATgattgaattttgatagaaagatGTATTCACTGTAGCCTTAGATAAAAGATCAATTAACTCCGATCTAAATTGGAAGGATTCTGATCATTAATCCATTTTAAGGACGTTCATCGATTTTGACGCGTGATCATTTTATAAGAAGACCaacttgatagactttattatgatttcgaaattacaaaatttaattttctaaaggTTTCAAATACTCAGTTCAATAGATTAAAATTGGAGTGGAGATCGTCGATTGGAagctcatcatcgaaaacaaactGAGTAGTAATGGGGGGGAGGTTTTTTGGGGGGTGGGGGGAGTTccactactcataagagtatagtaacctactatatatataatagtatataatataggaGCTAGCTTCCTATCTTTCGAAAAAGGTAGACGGAAGGCCTCCATACTTgtaaggcttagtttgatattgaggtctatctaatgctattagataaaatggagttgtgaaaaaaatatatatatagtgatatacttctgcgtttctccggtgggaccgcaaaAAATTTAGCGTAATCGACTCATTGTGATATGtggaatgcaatattacgtacggaaacaaacagaatatttttccaacgtactttctcaccgcacgtaacacaATCTCCCCGTTATCCCAAACGACGCAATCTCCCCGTTATCCCAAACGAATCTTAAGTTGTTTTCAGTAATGGGACattcgattcggcgatcggtttcaTTAGACATGATATACGCTGTTGGAACTTcgtagaaactaaatttcataattttttgatttcgtctgtctagtaaacgagtagcctcaaaatgaacggctgaaaataaaaatctcataaaaaacagtga
This genomic interval from Ananas comosus cultivar F153 linkage group 8, ASM154086v1, whole genome shotgun sequence contains the following:
- the LOC109714627 gene encoding uncharacterized protein LOC109714627, giving the protein MSARCGPLLVNNDRTLAEVTFADAHRISTTVTHSAVIVADWINETIQGCSGGGPCQRHRVGLEVACQPNGNIVLLQLCVGSRCLIYQLLHRDRGTNPPRELFAFLDDARFFFVGAGVEVVAYGLQREHGFSVRNTADLGDTAAIRLGREDLRQAGLERLAREVMRVEMDTPAEVRWSEWWRRDLSQEQIACACAEAFVSFELGRILFPIKPN
- the LOC109714626 gene encoding uncharacterized protein LOC109714626, whose product is IPLLSPSSSSLLLLPLSLSLQRSNDSNKEARIEEEGEENVGEVRTTPGEQRQDLGRGDLRRCLSHLYDRHPLRRRRRRLDQRHCPKLHRQPPLRPSPHRRPGGRPPPEWRHRPPPALCRLPLPHLPAAAPQPRLDPPHRLYAFFVDMRFCFVGVGVEVVVYGLRREYGFTVRNTTDLGNAAARMRGREDLRRAGLELLAREVMCLEMDTPAEVRTSEWWRRDLSQEQIACACADAFVSFQLGCILLC